A genomic window from Anthonomus grandis grandis chromosome 2, icAntGran1.3, whole genome shotgun sequence includes:
- the LOC126750437 gene encoding uncharacterized protein LOC126750437, translating into MSFLRKLRDNDPGDFKNYLRMESNTFDELLSLMRAYLSKQDTAIRQSMPADERLIATTLRFLATGSSYEDLKFTTGISVQALGRIIPETCKALYEVLHKDYLKMPSSEDDWRIVAEGFNSQWQIPNCGGAIDGKHIRIFPPPNTGALYCNYKNFYSIVLMAIVNAEYEFLYVDVGKNGRLSDG; encoded by the exons ATGTCGTTTCTGCGAAAATTGAGAGATAATGATCCAGGCgactttaaaaattacttaaggaTGGAGAGCAATACGTTTGATGAACTTCTGAGTTTAATGCGAGCATATCTTAGTAAACAAGATACTGCAATAAGACAAAGTATGCCTGCCGATGAACGACTTATTGCCACGACTCTTCGTTTTCTTGCTACTGGAAGTAGTTATGAAGATCTTAAATTCACTACAGGAATATCTGTTCAAGCTTTAGGACGCATCATACCCGAAACATGCAAGGCTCTATATGAAGTATTACATAAGGATTACTTGAAG atgccGTCAAGTGAAGACGATTGGAGAATCGTTGCTGAAGGCTTTAACTCACAATGGCAGATACCAAACTGTGGAGGCGCCATCGATGGAAAACACATTCGCATATTTCCGCCACCAAATACAGGCGCATTGTATTGTAACTATAAGAACTTTTATAGTATTGTGTTAATGGCGATCGTGAACGCAGAATATGAGTTCTTGTATGTTGATGTTGGAAAAAATGGTCGACTATCAGATGGTTGA